The proteins below come from a single Vitis vinifera cultivar Pinot Noir 40024 chromosome 9, ASM3070453v1 genomic window:
- the LOC100260334 gene encoding protein ABA AND ROS SENSITIVE 1 isoform X2, with protein sequence MDAQARKKALYRAKLKNLEEKKVKRIESPLVRYNEFDQPVCRVCDVILKSESLWDAHQASRKHHEAIKNVKANAAGLTRANNAKPEAPKPESSTVLSNATSEPSMNLQKAQLSSGLPADFFDNHVTKKQKSDPDSYNKTGGSASAQTQSMEPLESKNNLDRLSSSHSEKMGKSGIHHARDLTQTSGKIVGSETKEVKGALPEGFFDNKDADLRARGIVPVKPDVKDEYKEFEKLIQEDLKEVDNRLEEEEFDAAEMIEEAESVEQKVYWEKVEMLKKKKLELKAARSGRRSKEPEVRGKGHSSEEDSSSDDDSDGNFMVDWRAQHL encoded by the exons GTACAATGAATTTGATCAACCTGTCTGTAGGGTCTGTGATGTCATTTTGAAATCTGAATCCCTATGGGATGCACACCAAGCTTCTCGTAAACATCATGAG GCAATTAAAAATGTCAAAGCCAATGCTGCTGGACTAACTCGGGCTAACAATGCAAAACCTGAGGCCCCTAAACCTGAGTCCTCAACTGTATTGTCTAATGCTACATCTGAACCCTCTATGAATTTGCAGAAGGCTCAGCTATCATCTGGGCTTCCTGCAGATTTTTTTGATAATCATGTGACAAAGAAGCAAAAATCTG ATCCAGATTCATACAACAAGACTGGGGGTTCTGCTTCTGCTCAAACTCAGTCAATGGAGCCTCTTGAGTCGAAAAACAATTTAGACAGATTGTCCAGTTCTCACTCTGAAAAGATGGGAAAAAGTGGAATTCATCATGCCAGGGACCTTACCCAGACATCAGGAAAGATTGTTGGTTCAGAAACCAAGGAAGTAAAGGGTGCTCTTCCTGAAGGCTTCTTTGACAACAAGGATGCTGACCTTCGTGCACGTGGTATTGTGCCTGTTAAGCCGGATGTCAA GGACGAGtacaaagaatttgaaaagtTGATACAGGAGGATTTGAAGGAGGTGGACAACCgtttggaagaagaagag TTTGATGCAGCTGAGATGATTGAAGAGGCCGAGTCTGTGGAGCAAAA GGTGTATTGGGAGAAAGTGGAAAtgctgaagaagaagaaattggagCTGAAGGCGGCTAGATCCGGCAGACGGAGTAAAGAGCCTGAGGTCAGAGGCAAGGGGCATAGCTCTGAAGAGGATTCATCCAGTGATGATGATAGTGATGGGAATTTCATGGTTGATTGGAGAGCACAACACCTGTGA
- the LOC100260334 gene encoding protein ABA AND ROS SENSITIVE 1 isoform X1, which translates to MDAQARKKALYRAKLKNLEEKKVKRIESPLVRYNEFDQPVCRVCDVILKSESLWDAHQASRKHHEAIKNVKANAAGLTRANNAKPEAPKPESSTVLSNATSEPSMNLQKAQLSSGLPADFFDNHVTKKQKSGNDAVKFLDPDSYNKTGGSASAQTQSMEPLESKNNLDRLSSSHSEKMGKSGIHHARDLTQTSGKIVGSETKEVKGALPEGFFDNKDADLRARGIVPVKPDVKDEYKEFEKLIQEDLKEVDNRLEEEEFDAAEMIEEAESVEQKVYWEKVEMLKKKKLELKAARSGRRSKEPEVRGKGHSSEEDSSSDDDSDGNFMVDWRAQHL; encoded by the exons GTACAATGAATTTGATCAACCTGTCTGTAGGGTCTGTGATGTCATTTTGAAATCTGAATCCCTATGGGATGCACACCAAGCTTCTCGTAAACATCATGAG GCAATTAAAAATGTCAAAGCCAATGCTGCTGGACTAACTCGGGCTAACAATGCAAAACCTGAGGCCCCTAAACCTGAGTCCTCAACTGTATTGTCTAATGCTACATCTGAACCCTCTATGAATTTGCAGAAGGCTCAGCTATCATCTGGGCTTCCTGCAGATTTTTTTGATAATCATGTGACAAAGAAGCAAAAATCTG GAAATGATGCGGTCAAGTTCCTAGATCCAGATTCATACAACAAGACTGGGGGTTCTGCTTCTGCTCAAACTCAGTCAATGGAGCCTCTTGAGTCGAAAAACAATTTAGACAGATTGTCCAGTTCTCACTCTGAAAAGATGGGAAAAAGTGGAATTCATCATGCCAGGGACCTTACCCAGACATCAGGAAAGATTGTTGGTTCAGAAACCAAGGAAGTAAAGGGTGCTCTTCCTGAAGGCTTCTTTGACAACAAGGATGCTGACCTTCGTGCACGTGGTATTGTGCCTGTTAAGCCGGATGTCAA GGACGAGtacaaagaatttgaaaagtTGATACAGGAGGATTTGAAGGAGGTGGACAACCgtttggaagaagaagag TTTGATGCAGCTGAGATGATTGAAGAGGCCGAGTCTGTGGAGCAAAA GGTGTATTGGGAGAAAGTGGAAAtgctgaagaagaagaaattggagCTGAAGGCGGCTAGATCCGGCAGACGGAGTAAAGAGCCTGAGGTCAGAGGCAAGGGGCATAGCTCTGAAGAGGATTCATCCAGTGATGATGATAGTGATGGGAATTTCATGGTTGATTGGAGAGCACAACACCTGTGA